One Verrucomicrobiota bacterium DNA window includes the following coding sequences:
- a CDS encoding choice-of-anchor E domain-containing protein — translation MNNILLIKRALVVNPVPEVATIPKRPYPVRPFVLGRKLSLCATLAIVLTSGLADVRADTIYWNESGGLVPRFDPAYGRLTSVALAFAGNWQTKNGVYNPTQFDTSYSFSFSMPINAGVAGTGLWASGSLTYNWDGIALAMSYSEGPWKMDGTFVIFDDTSLAADLDFFTGTDPVQISAWYGEPSLSVSPSYLQVVPVTFGWAGSASGSYTYEPVPASSTLTQTFRTTAALKSVFQGTDLAGKPAFEYDTLEGHDLVNLALGTSLTTLRTNELLALDIDCGSTVVSLVVFSKTLGTNIATIATNTTLDVVTDQGNAAAAFPNKERFVAQMVIQAGGNTTNGLVSGQFTLAGRLQLNPTNGCPQAVLKDHDKFDRIFRDIKFKTGDDKLEVGLRDVHQAGEAHLIGVVTVVVEGTTTKVLIPFGALSLKRQLNL, via the coding sequence ATGAATAACATCTTACTAATCAAGCGCGCGCTGGTCGTCAACCCGGTCCCTGAAGTCGCCACCATTCCAAAAAGACCTTATCCCGTCAGGCCATTCGTCTTAGGAAGAAAGTTGTCCCTGTGCGCAACATTGGCAATCGTCTTAACTTCAGGACTGGCCGATGTCAGGGCTGACACCATCTATTGGAACGAGAGCGGCGGCCTGGTGCCGCGGTTCGATCCGGCGTACGGCCGTCTCACTTCTGTCGCACTCGCCTTTGCCGGGAATTGGCAGACTAAGAATGGCGTGTATAACCCCACGCAATTCGACACCTCTTACAGCTTTTCCTTCTCCATGCCAATCAACGCGGGCGTCGCCGGCACAGGACTCTGGGCCTCGGGCTCGCTGACCTACAATTGGGATGGCATTGCGTTGGCCATGAGTTATAGCGAGGGTCCCTGGAAAATGGATGGGACGTTTGTCATCTTTGACGACACTTCACTGGCCGCGGATTTGGATTTCTTCACGGGCACCGACCCTGTGCAGATCAGTGCGTGGTACGGAGAACCCTCACTTTCCGTCTCGCCTTCGTATCTACAGGTCGTCCCCGTTACCTTTGGGTGGGCTGGCAGCGCCTCAGGAAGTTATACCTACGAGCCAGTACCCGCGTCGAGCACCCTAACTCAGACATTTCGCACCACGGCTGCGCTGAAGTCCGTATTCCAAGGCACTGATCTGGCCGGTAAACCCGCGTTTGAATATGACACTCTTGAAGGCCACGATCTGGTCAACCTAGCGTTGGGTACGAGCCTGACAACTCTACGAACCAATGAACTGCTGGCGCTGGATATTGATTGCGGCTCCACGGTAGTCAGCCTGGTTGTGTTCAGCAAGACCCTCGGCACCAACATCGCCACAATCGCCACCAACACAACTCTGGATGTGGTGACCGACCAGGGCAACGCCGCCGCTGCGTTTCCCAACAAAGAACGGTTCGTGGCACAAATGGTTATACAGGCCGGCGGAAACACCACCAACGGACTGGTCAGCGGGCAGTTCACACTTGCCGGCCGATTACAGCTCAACCCCACGAATGGTTGTCCGCAGGCGGTATTGAAGGACCATGATAAGTTTGACCGGATTTTTAGAGATATAAAATTTAAGACCGGCGACGACAAGCTGGAGGTCGGGCTTCGTGATGTGCATCAAGCGGGAGAGGCGCATTTAATCGGAGTCGTCACTGTCGTCGTAGAGGGGACAACGACCAAAGTGCTCATTCCGTTCGGTGCGCTGAGCCTTAAGCGCCAACTGAATCTTTGA
- a CDS encoding sigma-70 family RNA polymerase sigma factor yields the protein MTKKPKHMKSIFKPSKRSRTTRLTPAHVHLTPSRLPERRRRAVSRPGTVRSRRMALTMPVAVEPAQLNRPEPPTGDALQLYLREIGQVKLLTPMEEIALARRIKRGDRRAREHMIKANLRLVVKIARDYDGLGLPFLDLINEGNIGLMKGVERFDPKKGAKLSTYAAWWIKQRIKRALANQSKTIRLPVHVVDKVAHIARAETKLREVLDRDPTDEELASELNLDPRRVRQYRLASRTPVSLDAPIGADSADRVSEVVPDPNAAAPFDQLVKETDNALVREVLVTLDQRESAILAMRFGLDDGTPKTLEEVGRQFGVTRERIRQIQDQALKKMRVKMEKRDGPSVEEASTIAVVA from the coding sequence ATGACGAAGAAACCTAAGCACATGAAAAGCATTTTCAAACCAAGTAAAAGGTCGCGAACGACTCGGCTCACGCCGGCCCATGTCCATTTGACTCCGTCGCGGCTTCCGGAGCGACGCCGACGCGCAGTATCCCGACCGGGAACCGTGCGGTCCCGGCGAATGGCGCTGACCATGCCCGTGGCTGTTGAGCCGGCCCAATTGAACCGACCGGAGCCTCCAACGGGCGACGCCTTGCAACTTTATCTTCGCGAAATCGGTCAGGTGAAGCTGCTGACGCCAATGGAGGAAATTGCGCTCGCTAGACGCATCAAGCGGGGGGACAGGCGGGCGCGCGAGCACATGATCAAGGCCAACTTGCGACTCGTGGTGAAGATTGCGCGCGATTACGATGGTCTGGGCCTGCCCTTCCTGGACCTGATCAATGAGGGAAACATCGGACTCATGAAAGGAGTCGAGCGCTTCGATCCCAAGAAGGGAGCTAAGCTTTCCACCTACGCGGCTTGGTGGATCAAGCAAAGGATCAAGCGGGCGCTGGCGAATCAATCGAAGACCATCCGATTGCCCGTTCACGTGGTCGATAAGGTGGCTCATATTGCGCGGGCGGAAACAAAGCTTCGTGAAGTGCTTGATCGCGACCCGACTGATGAAGAGCTTGCGAGCGAACTGAATCTCGATCCGCGGCGCGTGCGACAGTATCGTCTGGCATCTAGAACGCCGGTTTCACTCGACGCTCCGATAGGCGCCGACTCGGCGGATCGCGTCTCGGAAGTGGTGCCGGACCCGAATGCTGCAGCGCCGTTCGATCAACTCGTTAAAGAAACCGACAACGCCTTGGTCCGGGAAGTTCTGGTCACGCTCGACCAACGGGAAAGCGCCATTCTGGCCATGCGTTTCGGATTGGATGACGGTACCCCAAAAACGTTGGAGGAGGTTGGTCGGCAATTTGGCGTCACACGCGAACGCATCCGGCAGATTCAGGATCAGGCTTTGAAGAAAATGCGGGTCAAGATGGAGAAGCGGGACGGTCCGTCGGTTGAGGAGGCCAGCACGATCGCGGTGGTCGCGTGA